In Ruminococcaceae bacterium BL-4, one DNA window encodes the following:
- a CDS encoding Permease of the drug/metabolite transporter (DMT) superfamily: MKKGYIYILLTTLIFSSMEVMLKMTNGIFHPLQITALRFLVGGLVLVPFAVRIFKQKHITLNGKDILCFAGLGFLGVFLSMGLYQMAVQETKASVVAVLFSSNPIFVTILAFFLLSEPIRKHHVLALILDIIGIVVLIDPLHNTLSPLGIVLSLAATLLFAFYGVWGKRSCARFGGVVVTCMSFLLGSVEMFLMMGITHIPAVAQSAQQAGFGKLFANIPFFSGITLSVLPLFLFICIVNTGVGFACYFKAMEMTSAHETSLVFFFKPIIAPLFALAILGEEISLSMMLGIVFILLGSLSSILPTLLSIRKKEQVDS, translated from the coding sequence TTGAAAAAGGGTTACATTTATATTTTATTGACGACTTTAATTTTCAGTTCAATGGAAGTCATGTTAAAAATGACGAATGGAATTTTTCATCCGCTACAGATTACAGCATTGCGCTTTTTAGTTGGTGGGCTAGTGCTGGTTCCTTTTGCAGTACGGATATTTAAACAGAAACATATTACGTTGAATGGGAAAGATATTCTTTGCTTTGCAGGATTGGGCTTTCTAGGGGTGTTCCTTTCCATGGGCCTTTATCAGATGGCAGTACAGGAGACAAAAGCGTCTGTTGTGGCAGTGCTTTTCAGCAGCAATCCAATCTTTGTGACAATCTTAGCGTTCTTCTTGTTGAGTGAACCAATTCGCAAACATCATGTGCTGGCACTGATCCTCGATATTATTGGAATTGTTGTCCTTATAGACCCGCTTCATAATACATTAAGTCCTTTGGGAATTGTTTTGAGTCTTGCAGCAACCCTGCTTTTCGCATTTTATGGGGTTTGGGGAAAGCGCAGTTGTGCCCGCTTCGGGGGAGTGGTGGTTACCTGCATGAGCTTTTTACTGGGCAGCGTCGAAATGTTTCTTATGATGGGCATTACTCATATTCCGGCGGTGGCTCAATCGGCGCAGCAGGCAGGATTCGGAAAGCTTTTTGCAAATATTCCATTCTTTAGTGGGATTACTTTGTCTGTTTTGCCGTTGTTCCTTTTTATTTGTATTGTTAATACCGGGGTCGGTTTTGCTTGCTATTTTAAAGCTATGGAAATGACAAGTGCCCACGAAACTTCACTTGTGTTTTTCTTTAAGCCGATCATTGCACCGCTTTTCGCATTGGCAATTCTCGGGGAAGAGATTTCTTTGTCGATGATGCTTGGGATCGTCTTCATCCTTCTTGGATCACTTTCTTCAATCTTGCCGACGCTCTTAAGTATTCGGAAAAAAGAGCAGGTTGATTCTTAA
- a CDS encoding Membrane proteins related to metalloendopeptidases, with translation MNQNQHRPMRTVIAFLIASTMAFTPCLTAFAEDTGDTTDLDALRQQQQTYAAQKADNDSKIASLKEDQSQKEAYQQTLLDQKRVVEGQISTSIAQIDALDKQIKDKEAEISDKQTAVSEDISLLKERLYALYVSGEASNMEILLSSQNLNDLSDKIEALQMVTKHDTDLIGRLKGELSDVEAAKQTVESDKQEATNAKTALDERQQELTQLSNETGQAIQQISSSASSLEDQNAQLAQKEAEASAAIDSWMANYYAQRQAQSQTNNNNTYQSGSGDSNQGSNNTSGNQGNSSSSGLIWPAPSAHTITTGFEYRWGAFHNGYDLSGSGVYGTRIVAAASGTIAYVSSGFGDGYYGCRDGGGFGNYVIIDHGNGLSTLYGHMQSVSVSVGQSVSQGQVIGALGTSGSSTGPHLHFTVYKNGTAVDPGNYI, from the coding sequence ATGAATCAAAACCAGCATCGCCCAATGCGGACGGTCATTGCCTTTCTAATTGCGTCGACTATGGCGTTTACCCCTTGCTTGACAGCTTTTGCAGAGGATACCGGTGATACAACAGATCTGGATGCTTTGCGTCAACAGCAGCAAACATATGCTGCCCAAAAAGCAGATAATGATTCAAAAATTGCCTCTTTAAAAGAAGATCAGAGTCAGAAAGAAGCATACCAGCAGACATTACTGGATCAGAAACGCGTTGTAGAAGGTCAGATTTCTACCAGTATTGCTCAAATTGATGCATTGGACAAGCAGATTAAAGACAAAGAGGCTGAGATCTCGGACAAGCAGACGGCGGTCAGTGAAGATATTTCTCTTTTAAAGGAACGCCTTTATGCGCTTTATGTTTCCGGAGAAGCCAGCAATATGGAAATTTTGCTTTCTTCTCAGAATCTTAACGATCTTTCGGATAAGATTGAAGCACTGCAGATGGTTACAAAGCACGACACAGATTTGATTGGCCGGCTAAAAGGAGAACTTTCAGATGTTGAAGCCGCAAAGCAGACCGTCGAATCGGACAAGCAGGAAGCAACAAATGCGAAAACGGCTTTGGATGAGCGCCAGCAAGAGCTAACGCAGCTTTCGAATGAAACAGGGCAAGCAATTCAGCAGATTAGTTCTTCTGCTTCCTCTCTGGAAGATCAAAATGCACAGTTAGCTCAGAAAGAGGCGGAAGCTTCGGCTGCGATTGATAGCTGGATGGCAAATTATTATGCACAGCGTCAAGCCCAATCTCAGACGAATAACAACAATACATATCAAAGCGGATCCGGTGATTCGAATCAAGGCTCTAATAATACTTCTGGGAATCAAGGAAATTCCTCCAGCAGCGGCCTGATTTGGCCGGCACCTTCTGCTCATACGATTACGACCGGATTCGAATATCGCTGGGGTGCTTTCCATAACGGCTATGACCTTTCCGGTTCCGGTGTTTACGGAACTAGGATTGTAGCAGCGGCAAGCGGTACGATAGCTTATGTTTCCTCTGGTTTCGGAGACGGATATTATGGTTGTAGAGATGGCGGCGGATTTGGAAACTATGTCATTATCGATCACGGGAATGGGCTTTCCACTTTGTATGGACATATGCAGTCTGTTTCGGTTAGTGTTGGACAAAGTGTTTCTCAGGGACAGGTAATCGGAGCCCTTGGAACAAGCGGCAGCAGTACCGGACCGCATCTGCATTTTACCGTTTATAAAAACGGTACTGCGGTGGATCCTGGAAATTATATTTAA
- a CDS encoding conserved exported protein of unknown function (Evidence 4 : Unknown function but conserved in other organisms) has product MKKRIAILAVSLCFLLSGCSFPALDPQNLMTPPRPTGERAQIHDLLTQEAGSNVTLSYPGAGDYRSAILLHNILGDDSEEAMAFYKTPSDTNDGSKAISGTNLLFMTEKDGKWELAGKFQNAASHVDRVCFGDLDGDGMDEAIVGWGDSTAGLSNLTVYSGKSGKITEEKLSQTYNELIVQDFDGDGIDELMTISMNPHQPIVASLFRLKDGAMQMMDSIKLDSSVSAITNVITGDISAGQKGVILDGTMSNNMITEILYWDAKDQCLMAPLYETNTMKNSALRSVTVSSQDIDGDGLPEVPFVSLLPAYAGQSSDDVGNLISWQKYDSSKGIFTQAQLMVRNSSDGYSFSLPDSWSKNVTTERTYDRSLTFYELDRQKEDSRGDALLTIRAFSQADWNNQNGTQGYTEFQKNGDLVLAVTCPQTHSSLRISVSEALGRMKLLNNGG; this is encoded by the coding sequence ATGAAAAAACGGATTGCTATTTTAGCCGTTTCCCTTTGCTTTTTACTTTCTGGCTGTTCCTTTCCAGCGTTGGACCCTCAGAATCTGATGACACCGCCGCGCCCAACAGGAGAACGGGCACAGATTCATGATCTTTTAACGCAAGAGGCAGGTTCCAATGTTACCTTGAGCTATCCTGGAGCGGGCGATTATCGATCTGCCATTTTGCTTCATAATATTTTGGGGGATGACAGCGAAGAAGCAATGGCTTTTTATAAAACTCCTTCCGATACAAATGATGGAAGCAAGGCTATTTCTGGAACAAATCTGCTCTTTATGACAGAGAAAGACGGCAAATGGGAATTGGCCGGAAAGTTTCAGAATGCAGCTTCTCATGTGGACCGTGTGTGCTTTGGCGATTTGGATGGCGATGGAATGGACGAGGCAATTGTCGGCTGGGGCGACAGTACAGCGGGTCTAAGTAATTTAACCGTTTATTCTGGGAAAAGCGGAAAGATCACAGAAGAAAAATTGAGCCAAACTTATAATGAATTGATTGTTCAGGATTTTGATGGGGATGGCATTGATGAACTAATGACTATTTCAATGAATCCGCATCAGCCGATTGTTGCTTCTCTGTTTCGGTTAAAAGATGGTGCAATGCAGATGATGGATAGTATAAAGCTGGATTCCAGTGTTTCTGCAATTACAAATGTGATTACCGGAGATATCAGTGCAGGACAAAAGGGCGTTATTTTGGACGGGACCATGAGTAATAATATGATCACCGAGATCCTTTACTGGGATGCAAAGGATCAGTGTTTGATGGCTCCGCTTTACGAGACAAATACGATGAAAAACTCGGCATTGCGCAGCGTTACCGTTTCCAGTCAGGATATCGATGGGGATGGTTTGCCGGAGGTTCCGTTTGTCAGTTTGCTGCCGGCCTATGCGGGGCAGAGCTCTGACGATGTAGGCAATTTAATTTCCTGGCAGAAATATGATAGTTCCAAAGGGATTTTTACGCAGGCGCAGCTGATGGTTCGAAATTCGAGCGATGGGTATTCTTTTTCTTTGCCGGATTCGTGGAGTAAAAACGTAACGACAGAGAGAACCTATGATAGAAGCCTCACTTTTTATGAACTGGATCGGCAGAAGGAAGATTCTCGGGGAGATGCACTTTTAACAATTCGGGCTTTTTCACAGGCAGATTGGAACAATCAGAATGGAACACAAGGATATACCGAATTCCAAAAAAATGGAGATCTGGTATTGGCAGTTACTTGTCCGCAGACACATTCATCTCTGCGAATTTCTGTTTCAGAAGCTCTGGGACGAATGAAGCTTTTGAACAATGGCGGTTGA
- the walR gene encoding Transcriptional regulatory protein WalR, with amino-acid sequence MKRILVAEDEQAIREFVVINLKRAGYEVCEAENGDQALEVYQQNDGNFDVAVLDIMMPGDHDGLSVCKELRKSNGTIGIILLTARTQEMDKVSGLMMGADDYVTKPFSPSELVARVDAIYRRVALAKNRTEENFKEELHSGEFALNLRSRTLLKGQHPIELTQVEFQIMEFFFSHPQEALDRSEILKHVWGEAYYGEEKIVDVNIRRLRMKVEDEPSNPKHIITVWGLGYKWEA; translated from the coding sequence ATGAAAAGAATTTTGGTAGCCGAGGATGAACAGGCAATCCGCGAATTTGTTGTCATTAATCTCAAACGCGCCGGATATGAGGTGTGCGAAGCTGAAAATGGGGACCAGGCACTGGAAGTTTACCAGCAAAACGACGGCAATTTTGATGTTGCGGTTTTGGATATTATGATGCCGGGGGATCATGATGGGCTTTCCGTCTGCAAAGAGCTGCGCAAATCGAATGGGACGATTGGCATTATCCTTCTTACTGCGCGCACACAGGAGATGGATAAGGTCAGTGGATTAATGATGGGAGCAGACGATTATGTGACGAAACCCTTTTCTCCCAGCGAATTGGTAGCTAGAGTAGATGCAATTTATCGCAGAGTGGCATTGGCAAAAAACCGGACGGAAGAAAATTTCAAGGAAGAGCTGCATTCCGGAGAATTTGCACTCAACCTGCGCAGCCGTACCTTGTTAAAAGGACAGCACCCGATTGAGCTGACACAGGTGGAATTTCAGATTATGGAATTCTTTTTCAGCCATCCGCAGGAAGCATTGGATCGTTCTGAGATTTTGAAGCATGTCTGGGGAGAAGCTTATTATGGAGAGGAAAAAATTGTCGATGTAAATATTCGGCGTCTTCGTATGAAGGTGGAAGATGAGCCGAGTAATCCGAAACATATTATAACGGTCTGGGGCTTAGGGTATAAATGGGAAGCCTAA
- a CDS encoding Two-component sensor histidine kinase — MRSVKKKNAFSNNANGIARRWILNSLGIIVLIFVAFIIILSVGVRSYIYNSIQTTLDGRSGELTNVFADYGRRSAEEFSTAARKYVENFPEKENMELMVLNSNGKIIITSVGFAPDQKQPMPDYDSALSDPNGYGTWTGSLSSGEKILAVTRVMHNDDGNTVGAIRYVVSLENADRQVFLMVCILILIGLVIICFVVISSSYFMQSILEPIREISATAKRIAQGDFKARITAPHEEDELGQLCETINDMAQELGTSERLKNDFISSVSHELRTPLTAIQGWAETLQSGGLDQESFNKGMDVIIHESERLSGMVEELLDFSRMQSGRMTLVMDKIDILAELGEAVYMFSERAKNEHKFLLYEEPEMLSPVLGDINRLRQVFVNVIDNALKYTSEGGTVNISATETDGFIQVIISDNGCGIPKKDLPNVKKKFYKANQTVRGSGIGLALADEIMRLHSGSLEIESQEGQGTAVTITIPTLQKLERHVEEERNLS, encoded by the coding sequence ATGCGCTCAGTGAAGAAGAAAAACGCTTTCAGCAATAATGCGAACGGAATTGCGCGCAGATGGATTCTGAACAGTTTAGGCATCATTGTATTGATCTTTGTGGCGTTTATTATTATCTTGTCAGTAGGAGTGCGCAGTTATATCTATAACAGCATTCAAACAACACTTGATGGACGCAGCGGAGAATTAACCAATGTATTTGCTGATTATGGCAGACGCTCTGCAGAAGAGTTCAGTACAGCTGCACGTAAATATGTAGAGAATTTTCCAGAAAAAGAGAATATGGAATTGATGGTTCTCAATTCTAACGGAAAGATCATTATTACGAGTGTTGGGTTTGCACCGGATCAAAAACAGCCAATGCCGGATTATGATTCGGCACTAAGCGATCCCAACGGTTATGGTACTTGGACGGGTTCCCTTTCCAGCGGGGAAAAGATTTTGGCGGTTACCCGTGTAATGCATAATGATGATGGGAATACGGTGGGCGCAATTCGCTATGTGGTATCGTTGGAAAATGCGGACCGACAAGTCTTTTTAATGGTCTGTATTTTAATCTTAATTGGCCTTGTAATCATCTGTTTTGTAGTCATTTCCAGTTCCTATTTTATGCAGTCGATTTTGGAACCGATTCGGGAAATCAGCGCTACGGCGAAAAGAATTGCACAAGGCGATTTTAAAGCCAGAATTACAGCTCCTCATGAGGAAGATGAGTTAGGGCAGCTTTGTGAAACCATCAACGATATGGCGCAGGAACTGGGAACTTCGGAACGGCTTAAAAATGATTTTATTTCTTCCGTTTCTCACGAATTGAGAACACCTTTGACAGCCATTCAGGGATGGGCAGAGACACTTCAGAGCGGTGGCCTTGATCAAGAATCATTCAATAAAGGCATGGACGTTATTATCCACGAATCGGAACGCCTTTCCGGAATGGTGGAGGAGTTGCTTGACTTCTCCAGAATGCAGTCCGGCAGAATGACTCTCGTGATGGATAAAATCGATATTTTGGCAGAACTTGGCGAAGCCGTTTATATGTTTAGTGAACGTGCAAAAAATGAACATAAATTTTTGCTTTATGAAGAACCGGAAATGCTTAGCCCCGTTTTGGGAGATATCAACCGTCTCCGTCAGGTGTTTGTCAATGTGATTGACAATGCACTTAAATATACATCGGAGGGGGGAACGGTAAACATTTCTGCTACCGAAACCGATGGATTTATTCAGGTAATTATCAGCGATAATGGCTGCGGAATTCCAAAAAAAGATTTGCCGAATGTCAAAAAGAAATTTTATAAGGCAAATCAAACTGTCCGAGGAAGCGGTATCGGGCTTGCCCTTGCTGATGAGATCATGCGTCTGCATTCCGGCAGCCTTGAGATAGAATCACAGGAGGGGCAGGGAACTGCCGTAACCATTACGATTCCAACCCTTCAGAAGTTGGAACGCCATGTGGAAGAAGAAAGGAATCTTTCCTAA